In the genome of Ignavibacteriales bacterium, one region contains:
- a CDS encoding glycoside hydrolase family 3 C-terminal domain-containing protein — MKIFFRKLSYKLFSRLFLISVLILFPPDIISSIVIFNSDEDASSETVSLKKYPTVFDLTEDEKDWIEETLSKMSIRERCAQMIMPMVNSSAIVEGSSDNLKLKSLVADCKVGGLIIFQGDLESRINIINYFNNLSDLPLLFSADFERGLGTRIIDATEFPYNMALGATGDYEFAFKMGKVIAEESRALGIGLNFAPVADINDNYANPVINLRAYSEDKWMVSQFCSSFIRGSIEGRIISTAKHFPGHGNTRIDSHHDLPIINVDRNSLLQNEFVPFIESIKAGVQAIMIGHLNVPAVEPDNIPSSLSPKIIDDLLRGELSFDGLVITDALNMNAITNYYTDEEAAILAVKAGADILLMPPDEFTAIDAVYRAVMSGEIKLERINESVRRILASKKWLGINKYQTKELSAVKNELTKPEHINLADSIAQRSITLVKDVDSLLPLQANKYKKAVCVTITDGIGSSSIMNFQNGLDKHLNGVKKIFINKKTKKAALRKALDTIKKSDLVIISSFIKVKSGSDAPVVSKTNTDLIKNILKLKKPVVFISFDSPYMLSFFDNAETYICSFGNTPSSQRAMTNALFGLSDVSGRLPITLPYTDFKIGHGVNLFKL; from the coding sequence ATGAAAATATTTTTCAGGAAACTCTCGTATAAATTATTCTCACGGTTATTTTTAATAAGCGTACTGATACTATTCCCGCCTGATATTATTTCTTCAATCGTAATTTTTAATAGTGATGAAGATGCTTCTTCTGAAACAGTTTCATTAAAAAAATATCCCACCGTATTTGATTTAACCGAAGACGAAAAAGACTGGATAGAAGAAACACTAAGCAAAATGAGCATCCGTGAGCGCTGCGCCCAAATGATTATGCCGATGGTGAATTCATCTGCTATTGTGGAAGGTTCAAGTGATAATTTAAAATTAAAATCACTTGTAGCTGATTGTAAAGTAGGCGGACTTATAATTTTCCAGGGTGATCTTGAAAGCCGGATCAACATCATAAATTATTTTAATAATCTTAGCGATCTTCCCTTACTTTTCTCAGCAGATTTTGAACGAGGTCTCGGAACAAGAATTATTGATGCTACTGAATTCCCATATAACATGGCACTTGGTGCAACCGGTGATTATGAGTTTGCATTCAAGATGGGTAAAGTCATTGCAGAAGAATCACGCGCATTAGGTATCGGACTTAACTTTGCACCTGTCGCTGATATAAATGATAACTATGCAAACCCGGTTATTAATCTTCGTGCTTATTCAGAAGATAAGTGGATGGTATCGCAATTCTGTTCTTCATTCATTCGCGGTTCAATTGAAGGAAGAATCATTTCTACGGCAAAACATTTTCCCGGTCACGGTAATACAAGAATCGATTCGCATCATGATCTTCCCATAATAAATGTTGACCGGAACAGTCTGCTTCAAAATGAATTTGTCCCGTTCATTGAATCAATTAAAGCCGGTGTTCAGGCAATAATGATAGGACATTTGAATGTACCTGCTGTTGAGCCCGATAATATTCCTTCAAGTCTTTCACCAAAAATTATAGATGATCTTTTGCGCGGTGAGCTTTCATTTGACGGTCTGGTAATTACCGATGCATTAAATATGAACGCGATTACAAATTATTACACCGATGAAGAAGCCGCTATTCTTGCAGTGAAAGCCGGTGCGGATATATTGCTAATGCCGCCTGATGAATTCACAGCGATTGATGCTGTTTACCGTGCTGTAATGTCCGGCGAAATTAAACTCGAAAGAATTAATGAAAGTGTAAGAAGAATACTTGCTTCAAAGAAATGGCTTGGAATAAATAAATATCAGACAAAGGAATTATCCGCTGTAAAAAATGAATTGACAAAACCCGAGCATATTAATCTAGCTGACTCCATTGCACAAAGATCAATAACACTTGTAAAGGATGTTGATTCACTTCTTCCGTTACAGGCAAACAAATATAAAAAAGCAGTTTGCGTTACAATAACAGATGGAATAGGTTCATCTTCAATAATGAATTTTCAGAACGGACTTGATAAACATCTCAATGGTGTGAAAAAGATTTTCATCAATAAGAAAACAAAAAAAGCCGCATTAAGAAAAGCTCTTGATACAATAAAAAAATCAGACCTTGTAATTATATCATCATTCATCAAAGTAAAATCAGGAAGTGATGCACCGGTTGTCTCAAAAACGAATACTGATCTGATAAAAAATATTTTAAAACTAAAGAAGCCGGTTGTGTTCATTAGTTTTGATAGTCCGTATATGCTGTCATTCTTCGATAATGCAGAAACATACATCTGCTCGTTCGGTAATACACCTTCATCGCAAAGAGCAATGACGAATGCGCTTTTCGGATTGAGTGATGTATCGGGAAGATTGCCAATTACTTTACCTTATACTGATTTTAAAATCGGGCACGGTGTTAATCTGTTTAAACTGTAA
- a CDS encoding sorbosone dehydrogenase family protein produces MKNNFTYVIVFFMMLLGIVCNSENQSQVHDNLGMDLPDGFMIDVYADEVPNARSMALSDNGVLFVGTRQRNGMVYAIEDNNKDYKADRIYVVAENLNMPNGVAVRGNDLYVAEVHRVIKFENIESTYKNSPSYTVVNDSFPTDTHHGWKFIRFGPDGKLYVPVGAPCNVCFQKDTRYSSILRMNPDGSDLQLYAEGIRNTVGFDWDPQTKELWFTDNGRDMLGDDIPPDELNNAPDSGYHFGFPFLHGNNVPDPEFSKDKDLSIYRTPAIALGPHVAALGMRFYTGDMFPKEYKNQIFIAEHGSWNRSEKIGYRVSVVKLKDNKAVSYEPFIEGWLRGEAVSGRPVDVQIMPDGSMLISDDYGGRIYRVTYQRPE; encoded by the coding sequence ATGAAAAATAACTTCACCTATGTGATCGTTTTTTTTATGATGCTTTTGGGGATTGTGTGTAATTCGGAAAACCAGTCACAGGTTCATGATAATCTTGGTATGGATTTACCTGATGGTTTTATGATTGATGTTTATGCTGATGAAGTTCCCAACGCCAGGTCTATGGCTCTTAGCGATAACGGAGTTTTGTTTGTTGGTACCCGTCAGCGCAACGGAATGGTTTATGCGATTGAAGATAACAATAAAGATTACAAAGCTGACCGCATTTATGTAGTGGCTGAAAATCTTAATATGCCTAATGGAGTTGCCGTTCGCGGTAACGATCTTTATGTGGCGGAAGTTCATCGCGTTATAAAGTTTGAAAATATAGAATCGACATATAAAAACTCACCTTCCTACACGGTTGTGAATGACAGCTTTCCGACTGATACTCATCATGGATGGAAGTTCATTCGTTTTGGTCCTGATGGAAAACTTTATGTTCCAGTTGGTGCGCCCTGTAATGTTTGCTTTCAGAAGGACACAAGATACTCATCGATATTAAGAATGAATCCCGACGGAAGTGATCTTCAACTTTATGCTGAAGGAATACGGAACACTGTTGGATTTGATTGGGATCCGCAGACAAAGGAATTGTGGTTTACAGATAATGGTCGCGATATGCTTGGTGATGATATTCCTCCCGATGAATTGAATAACGCACCGGATTCAGGTTATCATTTTGGTTTTCCATTTTTACACGGCAATAATGTTCCCGATCCTGAATTCAGTAAAGATAAAGACCTGAGTATTTATAGAACCCCTGCAATTGCACTCGGTCCGCACGTTGCCGCATTGGGAATGAGATTTTATACAGGAGATATGTTTCCCAAAGAATATAAGAACCAGATATTCATTGCTGAACATGGTTCATGGAACCGTTCAGAAAAAATCGGATACAGAGTAAGCGTTGTAAAACTAAAAGATAACAAAGCCGTAAGCTATGAACCATTCATTGAAGGTTGGCTAAGAGGTGAAGCCGTAAGCGGAAGACCTGTTGATGTTCAGATAATGCCCGATGGTTCAATGCTAATTTCCGATGATTACGGTGGAAGAATTTATCGTGTCACTTATCAAAGACCCGAATAA
- a CDS encoding PspC domain-containing protein: MPLKRSNNAMLAGVCGGIAEWLGWDPTIVRVGYVLLSVISAAFPGILVYIILWVVMPPAEQRY; the protein is encoded by the coding sequence ATGCCTTTAAAAAGATCAAACAATGCAATGTTAGCCGGAGTTTGCGGAGGTATCGCAGAGTGGCTTGGATGGGATCCGACAATTGTCAGAGTCGGTTACGTTCTGCTCTCTGTTATCAGCGCAGCATTCCCGGGAATACTTGTTTATATAATTCTGTGGGTAGTGATGCCGCCCGCAGAACAGCGTTATTGA
- a CDS encoding cytochrome d ubiquinol oxidase subunit II, translating into MLEVVIFFLLVSLYLYCLLGGADFGAGIIELFSGKNSKEVTQKLVNKAMAPIWEANHMWLIIAVVILFNGFPMIYSKISISLYIPLILLLVGIILRGTAFTFRYYDAIKDDSQKIYSRIFAYSSVMVSFFFGLIIGALVSGKIQSSSTGFAESYIYPWLNLFSVSTGIFISAIFAFTASVYLIGEASDIQTKLMIVKKAKRSAIIMVLSGGLVFVTSLIEQVHFAESFMDNTLANILIAAATLLLPFLWYSLDKVMNWLARVLVGAQLFLILAAFYAVYFPSILILDNGRSYDLMIHKAPDVTLAYLGWALIIGSLIIFPSLYYLFKVFKLEKQS; encoded by the coding sequence ATGCTTGAAGTTGTAATATTCTTCCTGCTCGTTTCTCTTTACCTATATTGTTTATTAGGTGGCGCTGATTTTGGTGCGGGAATAATTGAATTATTTTCCGGAAAGAATTCTAAAGAAGTAACACAAAAACTTGTAAACAAAGCAATGGCTCCGATTTGGGAAGCAAATCACATGTGGCTGATAATTGCAGTTGTGATTTTGTTCAACGGCTTCCCGATGATATACAGTAAAATTTCAATCTCACTTTACATTCCACTTATACTTTTATTAGTGGGAATAATCTTAAGGGGAACAGCTTTTACATTCCGCTACTATGATGCGATAAAAGATGATTCACAAAAAATTTATTCCAGGATTTTTGCGTACTCAAGTGTAATGGTTTCGTTTTTCTTCGGACTGATAATCGGCGCATTAGTTTCAGGAAAAATACAATCATCATCAACAGGATTTGCCGAGAGTTACATATACCCTTGGCTTAATTTATTCTCAGTCTCAACGGGAATTTTTATATCCGCAATTTTTGCATTCACCGCTTCGGTTTACCTTATTGGTGAAGCATCAGATATTCAGACAAAATTAATGATCGTTAAAAAAGCTAAACGCTCAGCAATAATTATGGTATTAAGCGGCGGACTCGTTTTTGTTACATCCTTAATTGAGCAGGTTCACTTCGCTGAATCATTTATGGATAACACACTTGCAAATATTCTTATCGCCGCAGCGACGTTGCTTCTTCCTTTCTTATGGTATTCATTGGATAAAGTGATGAACTGGCTGGCGAGAGTTTTAGTCGGTGCGCAATTGTTTTTGATACTCGCCGCATTTTACGCTGTTTACTTTCCATCGATATTAATTTTGGATAACGGAAGAAGCTATGACCTGATGATACACAAAGCGCCTGATGTTACACTCGCATATCTAGGATGGGCATTGATAATCGGTTCGTTAATAATTTTTCCATCGCTGTATTATTTATTTAAAGTGTTTAAACTTGAAAAACAGAGTTGA
- a CDS encoding aminotransferase class V-fold PLP-dependent enzyme, whose translation MNMLEEHFKPFRENTIGFDKSFLTPYGEQKLIYADWIASGRLYAPIEKKLVETFGPMVGNTHSESSVTGTSMTLSYHNAHKIIKQHVNAGPDDVIISAGSGMTAMICKFQRILGLKIPEQLKGYLNLPEELRPVVFITHMEHHSNQTTWLETLADVVVLNPDPTGLVDVNELTKEISKYKNRQLKIGAFTACSNVTGIETPYHQLAKIMHENGGYCFVDFACSAPYAKINMHPADKLEKLDAIFFSPHKFLGGPGTAGIVIFDSKLYKNRVPDMPGGGTVDWTNPWGQHKFVSNIEAREDGGTPAFLQTIKASLCIKLKEQMDVSKIKEREKHLVKIAFDGLRDLKGLHILAGHIEERLGAISFYVEHIHYNLIVKILNDRFGIQVRGGCSCAGTYGHYLLHVSPTQSKRITDKINHGDLSEKPGWVRMSIHPTMTDDELLFIVDAIKNIIKNISDWEKDFRYDSSKNEFINIHSNGNEEEKIKHWFELSNVNQLAAEVD comes from the coding sequence ATGAATATGTTAGAAGAACATTTTAAACCATTCCGCGAAAATACAATCGGTTTTGATAAATCGTTTTTAACTCCTTATGGAGAGCAAAAACTTATTTATGCAGATTGGATTGCAAGTGGAAGATTGTATGCACCGATTGAAAAAAAACTTGTTGAGACTTTCGGTCCGATGGTGGGTAACACACATTCTGAATCAAGTGTTACGGGAACATCAATGACTCTTTCTTATCATAATGCTCACAAAATTATTAAGCAGCATGTTAATGCAGGACCTGATGATGTGATAATATCTGCAGGATCAGGTATGACCGCAATGATCTGTAAGTTTCAGAGGATATTAGGATTGAAAATTCCAGAGCAGCTAAAAGGATACTTAAATCTTCCGGAAGAATTACGCCCCGTAGTTTTTATAACTCACATGGAACATCATTCAAATCAAACAACGTGGCTTGAAACCCTTGCTGATGTTGTTGTTTTGAATCCTGACCCTACCGGTCTGGTTGATGTTAACGAATTAACGAAAGAAATATCAAAATATAAAAACAGGCAATTGAAGATCGGCGCATTCACTGCTTGTTCAAATGTTACAGGTATTGAAACGCCTTACCATCAACTTGCAAAAATAATGCATGAGAATGGCGGTTACTGTTTTGTTGATTTTGCATGCTCGGCTCCTTATGCAAAAATAAATATGCATCCAGCGGACAAGCTGGAAAAACTTGATGCAATATTTTTTTCGCCGCATAAATTTTTAGGAGGACCGGGAACAGCAGGTATTGTCATTTTCGATTCCAAACTTTATAAAAATCGTGTGCCGGACATGCCCGGCGGAGGAACTGTTGACTGGACTAATCCGTGGGGTCAGCATAAGTTTGTTTCCAACATTGAAGCAAGAGAAGACGGCGGTACACCTGCTTTTCTTCAGACGATTAAAGCTTCATTATGTATTAAGCTTAAAGAGCAAATGGATGTTTCGAAAATAAAAGAACGGGAAAAACATCTTGTCAAAATTGCATTTGACGGATTAAGAGATTTGAAAGGACTTCACATCCTTGCCGGACATATTGAAGAGAGACTTGGAGCAATTTCATTTTATGTTGAACATATTCACTACAACCTGATCGTAAAAATTTTGAACGACAGATTTGGAATACAGGTAAGAGGCGGCTGTTCGTGTGCAGGAACTTACGGGCATTATCTGCTTCATGTCAGTCCAACTCAGTCAAAAAGAATTACGGATAAAATTAATCACGGTGATCTTTCCGAAAAACCCGGATGGGTCAGAATGTCAATTCATCCGACAATGACAGATGATGAATTGTTATTTATAGTTGATGCAATAAAAAATATTATCAAAAATATTTCTGATTGGGAAAAAGATTTCAGGTATGATTCATCGAAAAATGAATTTATAAATATTCATTCAAACGGAAATGAAGAGGAAAAAATTAAACATTGGTTTGAATTGAGCAATGTTAATCAACTTGCTGCTGAAGTTGATTGA
- the tnpA gene encoding IS200/IS605 family transposase, translated as MMKIEFNNLYTHFILITKDRFPFINEMNRERIEKYITGIVNNNECRLYSIYANPKHVHFLVSRSPKVSEESLATRIADSTERFIKENKLCNDKFAWQQSASAFSVSKSDVDKVCKYILNQPRHHKKFSFTEEYEKFIKFYQKTLDIRRGNL; from the coding sequence ATGATGAAAATAGAATTCAATAACTTATACACACATTTTATACTGATAACTAAAGATCGTTTCCCTTTCATAAATGAAATGAATCGTGAACGTATCGAAAAGTACATCACAGGTATTGTAAACAATAATGAGTGCAGGTTGTATTCTATATATGCAAACCCCAAGCATGTTCATTTTTTAGTATCACGTTCGCCAAAAGTGTCTGAAGAATCTTTAGCAACGCGCATTGCTGATAGTACCGAAAGATTCATTAAGGAAAATAAATTATGTAATGATAAATTTGCCTGGCAGCAATCAGCATCAGCTTTTTCTGTCTCAAAGTCCGATGTGGACAAAGTATGCAAATATATTTTGAATCAGCCCAGACATCATAAAAAATTCAGTTTTACAGAAGAGTATGAAAAATTTATAAAATTCTACCAGAAAACTTTGGACATTAGAAGAGGCAATTTATAA
- a CDS encoding serine hydrolase, protein MKQHLKKIITFIVRNTALLFLLVFFLLFSCKKESSGSVSTNPYPFKFDFSTIEKFIKESISNSAFPGAVLLIGNKDSILYQKAFGHFTYDKNSPNVSTSTIYDLASLTKVIATTTAIMLLVDRKILSLDDKVSVYIPEFGKNGKEGTTIRNLLKHNSGLPAWKKFYPDKKNKTEILDDICNITPEFKPGSKTQYSDLGFITLGIIIEKISGISLDSFCTKEIFEPLKINNTFFNPDEKNLKTTIAPTEVDNYWRSRLLQGEVHDETASIMNGVSGHAGLFSTAEDLYKLVKVLMNDGQKENTQFISQSTIKDFLKRESNTESRLLGWDAKSKTGSSAGQYFSDSSFGHTGFTGTSIWADPEQNLIVVFLTNRVYPSRENKKIINVRPALHDLIIKTISKNKIN, encoded by the coding sequence TTGAAGCAACATCTAAAAAAAATAATTACATTCATCGTAAGGAATACTGCTCTACTATTTCTTTTGGTTTTCTTTTTATTATTTAGTTGTAAAAAAGAATCTTCTGGAAGTGTTTCTACAAATCCCTACCCGTTTAAATTTGATTTTTCAACCATCGAAAAATTCATTAAAGAATCGATCTCCAATTCTGCATTCCCCGGTGCGGTGTTATTGATTGGGAATAAGGACAGCATCCTATATCAAAAAGCTTTTGGTCATTTTACTTATGATAAGAATTCGCCGAATGTTTCAACTTCAACAATATACGACCTGGCTTCACTTACAAAAGTAATCGCCACAACCACAGCAATCATGTTATTGGTTGACCGAAAGATATTATCACTTGATGATAAAGTTTCCGTTTACATTCCAGAATTTGGTAAGAATGGTAAAGAAGGAACCACCATCCGGAACTTACTTAAGCATAACAGCGGTTTACCTGCCTGGAAGAAATTTTATCCCGATAAAAAAAATAAGACGGAAATTCTCGATGATATCTGTAACATAACACCCGAATTTAAGCCCGGAAGTAAAACTCAATACTCCGATCTTGGATTTATTACTCTTGGTATAATAATTGAAAAAATTTCCGGTATTAGCCTGGATAGTTTTTGCACTAAAGAGATTTTTGAACCATTAAAAATAAATAATACTTTCTTCAACCCCGATGAAAAAAATTTAAAGACGACGATTGCACCAACTGAAGTTGATAACTACTGGCGCAGCAGGTTACTTCAAGGTGAAGTACATGATGAAACCGCATCTATAATGAATGGTGTATCAGGTCACGCAGGGTTATTTTCAACAGCCGAAGATCTGTACAAACTTGTTAAAGTATTAATGAATGATGGACAGAAAGAGAATACGCAATTCATATCGCAATCAACAATAAAGGATTTTTTGAAGAGAGAATCCAACACTGAATCCCGACTACTCGGCTGGGATGCAAAAAGCAAAACAGGTTCATCTGCGGGACAGTATTTTAGTGATAGTTCATTTGGTCATACCGGTTTTACCGGAACTTCCATCTGGGCTGACCCTGAGCAAAATTTAATTGTTGTTTTTTTGACAAATAGAGTTTATCCTTCGCGTGAGAATAAAAAAATTATTAATGTGCGTCCGGCACTTCACGATTTAATCATCAAAACGATCTCTAAGAATAAAATTAACTGA
- a CDS encoding MFS transporter, with protein MSKSRQKNPWSWIPSLYFAEGLPYVAVMTISVIMYKRLGISNTDIALYTSWLYLPWVIKPLWSPIVDNISTKRFWTISMQLVIGVSFGAIGLSIPAPDFFRYTLIFFWLVAFSSATHDIAADGFYMLGLSKHQQAFFVGIRSLFYRFAMIFGQGILIIFAGYLESSSGFKTTITVNADSVSVIQHIDAESFVAKNDSTLKDFRILTSVSEIKLNYKNVPSSYADSLISFAKNWNEENNFTEKPIATTNTGTNLEAEPSWFRKHFVIPLEEFLRNNFGENKFNVEQTDSTGNIALVWIGISKFDNEQDELIVHVDQTSGDKSISLVSSGRYSFNKNNFNKPAAVLIQLDHKLSESTDAEFTVQSGNITSAWSISFYLLAVMFIAFFVYHKIMLPHPAEDYKRSISNTPELFRNFFSTFVIFFKKKNVIAAIGFILLYRFAEAQLVKLAAPFLLDNFSKGGLNLTTGQVGFVYGTVGVAALAAGGILGGVVASRNGLKYWMWWMIAAINIPDLVYVFLSFTQPADFILINVCVAIEQFGYGFGFTAFLLYLIYISDGEHKTSHYAIATGIMALGMMLPGMFSGWLQELIGYKSFFVWVCISTIPCFMMALFVKVDPEFGKKHEN; from the coding sequence ATGAGCAAAAGCAGGCAAAAAAATCCTTGGAGTTGGATACCATCACTGTATTTTGCTGAAGGACTGCCTTATGTAGCAGTTATGACTATCTCAGTTATAATGTATAAGCGGCTCGGTATTTCAAACACAGACATTGCATTATATACAAGCTGGTTATACCTACCGTGGGTTATAAAACCATTGTGGAGTCCGATTGTTGATAACATATCAACGAAAAGATTCTGGACGATAAGTATGCAGTTAGTCATCGGAGTTTCTTTCGGAGCTATCGGCTTAAGCATTCCCGCTCCTGATTTTTTTAGATACACATTAATATTCTTCTGGTTAGTTGCATTTAGTTCAGCAACTCACGACATCGCGGCTGATGGATTTTATATGCTTGGTTTATCAAAACACCAGCAGGCATTTTTTGTAGGGATAAGAAGTTTGTTTTACAGGTTCGCAATGATCTTCGGACAGGGTATCCTTATAATTTTCGCCGGTTATCTGGAAAGTAGTTCGGGATTCAAAACAACAATAACGGTTAATGCCGACTCAGTTAGTGTTATTCAACATATAGATGCTGAATCATTCGTCGCAAAGAATGATTCGACGTTAAAAGATTTTCGGATACTCACCTCGGTTTCAGAAATAAAATTAAATTATAAAAATGTTCCATCGTCTTACGCTGATTCATTGATTTCGTTTGCAAAGAACTGGAATGAAGAAAATAATTTTACTGAAAAGCCCATTGCGACTACAAATACCGGAACAAATTTAGAAGCAGAACCATCCTGGTTTAGAAAACATTTTGTCATCCCTCTTGAAGAATTTCTTAGGAATAATTTCGGTGAAAATAAATTTAATGTAGAACAAACTGATTCCACAGGTAATATTGCTTTGGTTTGGATTGGCATATCAAAGTTTGATAATGAGCAGGATGAGTTAATTGTTCATGTTGATCAGACTTCCGGTGACAAAAGTATTTCACTTGTCAGCAGTGGAAGATATTCATTCAACAAAAATAACTTTAATAAACCTGCCGCAGTATTAATACAATTAGATCATAAACTTAGTGAGTCAACTGATGCTGAGTTTACTGTTCAATCAGGAAACATAACTTCGGCGTGGTCGATTTCATTTTATCTGCTTGCGGTTATGTTCATCGCTTTTTTTGTTTACCACAAAATTATGCTTCCTCATCCAGCAGAAGATTATAAAAGGAGTATTTCCAATACACCGGAATTATTCAGAAACTTTTTTTCTACGTTTGTCATCTTTTTCAAAAAGAAAAATGTTATTGCAGCAATTGGATTTATCCTTTTATACCGTTTTGCAGAAGCACAACTTGTAAAATTAGCAGCTCCTTTTTTATTGGATAACTTTTCAAAAGGCGGATTGAATCTCACCACTGGTCAGGTAGGCTTTGTATATGGAACCGTTGGTGTTGCAGCACTTGCAGCCGGAGGAATACTTGGCGGAGTAGTAGCATCACGCAACGGTTTAAAATACTGGATGTGGTGGATGATAGCTGCTATCAATATTCCCGACCTTGTGTATGTTTTTCTATCTTTCACTCAACCCGCTGATTTTATATTAATAAATGTTTGTGTTGCCATAGAACAATTTGGATATGGATTTGGTTTCACTGCGTTCTTGCTTTATCTTATTTATATATCGGATGGCGAACATAAAACTTCCCACTATGCTATCGCGACAGGAATAATGGCTCTCGGGATGATGCTTCCTGGAATGTTCAGCGGATGGCTGCAGGAGTTGATTGGTTACAAAAGCTTTTTTGTATGGGTGTGTATATCAACCATTCCATGTTTTATGATGGCATTGTTTGTTAAAGTTGATCCAGAGTTTGGGAAGAAACATGAAAATTGA
- a CDS encoding cytochrome ubiquinol oxidase subunit I has translation MDDLLAARSTMALSLAFHIIFACIGMTMPLLMVVSHWLHIKTGENVYLKLTKAWSKGVAIFFAIGAVSGTALSFELGILWPGFMEHAGAIIGMPFSWEGTAFFVEAICLGLFLYGWNRINKWIHWFSGLLVGLSGIASGIFVVCANAWMNAPAGFDWINGQAHNIDPFAAMFNDAWVSQTLHMTIAAIEATAFAVAGVHAFLLLKKKENVLHKKAMIIALWFGAVAAIAQPLSGDFSAKDVAKRQPIKLAAMEGQFETLKGAPLTIGGIPDEKTRTTSFGIKIPHALSFLSYGDFNAEVKGLNEFPEEHWPPVLITHLAFQVMVGCGTVLALVGVIFLFFQWKKKHLLLNKNFLKIIFLCTPLGFIAVEAGWIVTEVGRQPWIIYGIMKTSEAVTPVPGQAFHLALFSIIYSALSVIAFWLLKRQIKVLDNDPELNGGANA, from the coding sequence TTGGATGATCTTCTCGCTGCCCGTTCCACAATGGCCCTGTCATTAGCCTTTCACATCATCTTTGCATGCATTGGAATGACAATGCCTCTGCTAATGGTCGTATCACACTGGCTTCACATTAAAACAGGAGAAAATGTTTACCTCAAACTCACCAAAGCATGGTCAAAAGGAGTTGCAATATTTTTTGCGATAGGCGCAGTATCAGGTACAGCACTTTCGTTTGAACTTGGAATACTCTGGCCCGGATTTATGGAACACGCCGGCGCAATTATAGGCATGCCTTTTAGCTGGGAAGGCACCGCTTTTTTTGTTGAAGCAATATGCCTTGGACTATTCCTTTACGGATGGAACAGAATTAATAAATGGATTCACTGGTTCTCAGGATTACTTGTTGGTTTATCAGGAATTGCCTCTGGAATTTTTGTTGTATGTGCAAACGCATGGATGAACGCTCCCGCAGGATTCGATTGGATAAACGGACAGGCACACAACATTGATCCGTTTGCCGCGATGTTCAATGATGCATGGGTAAGCCAGACACTTCACATGACTATTGCAGCAATTGAAGCAACTGCTTTTGCTGTCGCGGGTGTTCACGCGTTTTTATTATTAAAGAAAAAAGAAAATGTTCTTCATAAAAAAGCTATGATAATTGCATTGTGGTTTGGAGCCGTTGCCGCAATCGCACAACCACTAAGTGGGGACTTCAGTGCGAAAGATGTAGCAAAGAGACAGCCGATAAAATTAGCTGCGATGGAAGGACAGTTTGAAACTCTTAAAGGAGCGCCGTTAACGATCGGCGGCATACCGGATGAAAAAACAAGAACAACCTCTTTCGGAATAAAAATTCCACACGCACTAAGTTTTCTTTCTTACGGTGATTTTAATGCAGAAGTAAAGGGACTAAATGAATTTCCTGAAGAACACTGGCCTCCCGTTTTAATAACACATCTTGCATTCCAGGTTATGGTTGGATGCGGAACAGTACTTGCTTTGGTAGGTGTTATTTTTCTTTTCTTTCAATGGAAGAAAAAACATTTGCTGCTCAATAAAAACTTTTTAAAAATAATTTTTCTTTGCACACCACTCGGCTTTATTGCAGTTGAAGCCGGATGGATTGTAACAGAAGTCGGGCGGCAGCCATGGATAATCTACGGCATAATGAAAACAAGTGAAGCTGTTACGCCTGTTCCCGGACAGGCTTTTCATCTCGCATTATTCTCAATTATTTATTCTGCTCTTTCCGTCATTGCGTTCTGGTTGTTGAAGAGGCAAATAAAAGTTTTAGATAACGATCCCGAACTGAACGGAGGCGCAAATGCTTGA